The genomic segment GTCGAGCAGGATGGGGCTGAACTTCGAGAAGGAGAAGCAGCTCTGGCCGAACAGTCCGACCGTGATCCGCGTGCGCACGACGTAGAGGTCCCCGACCCGGAGCGGGACGGCCCCGGCGCTGTAGGCGACCGTGTCGCCCGGCGCCTCGGCGATCTCGTCGAAGGGGGTGGAGCCCAGGTCCGCGATGCGGGCCCGGCTGTCCAGCCCGAAGCCGATGGCCGGCACGGCGACCAGCTGCCCGCCGCGGGTGTCGAGCGCCATGTCCCACTGGTTGAGGGCGCTCTGGGACTCGATGAGCACCGGCACTTCGTCGACGAAGTCGAACCCGGACGGCTGGTTGAGCCCCGGCCGCGCCAGGGAGTACAGGCGGGCCGTGTCCGGACTGAGGTTCCAGTCCACATAGCCGAAGGGCCGGTCCTCACAGGCCGTCAGGCCGGAGAAGAGGGCCAGCGCGAGGCCGAGCAGGAGCGTGCGCACGGGTCGTAGCCTGGGGTCGGAGTCCACCGCTGCCGAAGCGTTCAAAGCTATCCCGCCGAAGAGTGGGGCTCAAGCCCGAATCGCTTGTAATTCCTTGACTTTACACCAGTTGTGCCCTAGGTTCCCGGCCGTCTCTCCCCCTTCCGACGCACCGGCATGTCCGAAGCCTCCACGTCCGCCGTGCCCCGTGCCCGTCTGCTCGTGGCGGACGATGAGCCGCATATCCGGCGGATCCTGACCACCCTGCTGGAGGCGTCCGAGTTCACGGTGGACGCCGTCTCCGACGGGGTGGCCGCGCTCGAGCTGCTGGCCGGCTCGGTGCGCTACGATCTGATCCTGCTCGACATCATGATGCCCGGGGCCACCGGCCTGGAGGTGCTGGAACGCCTCCGCGGCATGCCCACCCGGGCGAGCGTACCGGTCATGATCCTGACCGCCAAGGGGCAGGACGCCGACCGGGAGCGCGCGTTCGCGCTGGGCGCCTCCGACTTCGTGACCAAACCCTTCAGCCCGAAGAAGCTCCTTGCCCGGATCGACCAGCTCCTCGCCGGCTGATCTCTGGATCCTCATCCTCGCGGGGGGCGTGGGCTCCCGCTTCTGGCCGGTCAGCACGCCCAGCCGTCCCAAGCAGCTCCTCCCGCTCGGGAGCGAGCGCCCCCTCATCGTGGACACCGTGGAGCGGCTGGACGGCCTTGTCCCTCCCGAGCGCATCCGGGTCCTGACCGGGGCCTCCCTGGTCGAGCCCATCCGGCACGCCACCGGCCTGCCGGCCTCCAGCTTCCTGGTCGAGCCTGCGGCGCGCGGCACCTGTCCCGTCCTGGCCTGGGCGGCCTGGACGATCGAGCGCGAGCACCCGGGCGCGGTACTGGCGTCGATCCACGCGGATCACGTCATCGATCCACCCGCCGCCTTCCGCGCGCTCCTCGCGGACAGCGCGCACGTGGCCGCGCGGGAGGGCTTGCTGCTCACCACCGCGATCGTCCCCACCCGGCCCGAGCCCGGATACGGCTACATCGAGCCCGGAGAGGTCGTCGGTGGGCACGGGACCGCCGAGGTGCGGAAGGTGCGTCGCTTCGTGGAGAAGCCCGACCGCGAGACAGCGACCGGCTATGTGCGCGACGGCTACCTCTGGAACAGCGGCATCTTCGTCTGGAGCGCCGCCACCTTCCTGCGGGAGCTGCGTGCCACGGCCCCCGACGTCGCCGCGGCCCTGGAGCACCTGGAGCGTGACGACGTGGACGCCTTCTTCCGTGAGGTTCCCGTCACCACGGTGGACGAGGCCGTTCTCGAACGGAGCGACCGGGTCGGGACCGTCCCGGCCACGTTCGCCTGGGACGACGTCGGGGCGTGGGAGGCGCTGGGACGGACACGGCAGGCGGATGCGGACGGCAACGTGTCCGTGGGTGCCGTCCACGCGGTGGAGGCACACCGCAACATCGTCTGGAGCGAGGACGGGCGGGTCGTGCTCTTCGGGGTGGACGACCTCGTCGTGGTCCGGACGGGCGACGTCACGTTCGTCACCACGCGGACGCGGAGCCCGGACCTGAAGGCCCTGCTCGCACGCCTGCCGTCCACCCTCGGAGGGAGCGCGTCATGAAGCTCTACCTCTTCGACGATCGCGTGGCGCGCGGCTTCCACCCGTTCGCGGCCACCCGCCCGGTGGGCGAGCTCCTGTACGGAGCCCATACGCTGCGCGAGCGGGCCGAGCGGGGCCTGCGCAAGACGTGCGCAGGACACTGGGCCGGCGCGGACCTGATCGGATTCGACGAGGAGGGCGCGCCCCCCGCGGTGGATCTGGCGGACGTCGAGACGCCGTGCCTGCTGCTCTGCAGCCGCGTCTCGTGGGGCCACGATGTGGCGGCGGCGCTTCCCGCACCCTCGCCCGGCGGGCCGGTCCCGGTGGAGGTCGCCGGCGCATTGGCGGGTTGGCTGCTCCCCGCCGGAGCCACGCGGCCCACCGAGGAGCAGCTTCTCGACCGCACGCCGCTGCCGGGCGCGCGCTCCCCGCTCGTGCTGCGCGGCGAGTGGCTGGAGGGCGTATGGTCGCTCATGGCCGGCAACGCCGACCGTGTGGGCAAGGACCTGGCCCACGAGCACGTCACGCCTCCCTCCGCCGACCCCGTGGGCCTCGTGCGACTGGGCACCCACGGCGTCGTGCTGGCCCCCGACGTGGTCATCGAGCCGGGCGTGGTGCTCGACGCCCGCCGGGGTCCGATCCACGTCGATCCCGGCGTGGTCCTGGGCGCGCACCTGCGGCTGGCCGGCCCCGCCTTCGTGGGCCGGGGTTCGACGCTGTTCGGAGGGTCGATCTCGGCCGTCTCGCTGGGGCCGGTCTGCAAGGTCCGCGGAGAGGTGGAGGAGTCCGTGCTGCTGGGCTACAGCAACAAGGCCCACGACGGCTTCCTGGGGCACGCCTACCTGGGGCGTTGGGTCAACCTGGGCGCGCTCACGACCAACAGCGACCTCAAGAACAACTACGGGCACGTGCGACTCAAGCTCCCCGAGGGGTCGGTGGACACGGGCCTGACGAAGGTCGGCTGCTTCCTGGGCGACCATGTGAAGACCGGGATCGGCACGATGCTCAACACCGGCACCGTGGTGGGGGCGGGCTCGAACCTGTTCGGTGGGGTCATGCCTCCGGCGTGGGTGCCTCCGTTCTCGTGGGGCAGCGGATCCGACCTGGTGGAATACCGCTTCGATCGCTTCCTGGAGGTGGCCCGGGTGGTGATGGGCCGGAGAGGCCTCACGCTGAGCAGCGCGATGGCGAGCGTGCTGGAGCGGGCGTGGACCCGGAGCGCCGTGCTCCGCGGCTGATCGGGGCCCGCACCGCGCGTCGCGCCCGGTCCTCCGACGGGTTGCCGGGCCCCTGCGCTCCCGACCACATTGACGGCCATCCCCTCACCCGGCGTGTCGATGTCCTTCGTCCCCGTCTTCCCCAGCTCGAGCGCGCCCCGCGCCGTCCGGAGCGGGCCGTGAGGCTCTCGGTCCTGGGCACGGGCTCGCGCGGCAACGCGACGCTGATCGAAGCGGGTGCCACGCGCGTGCTCGTCGACGTGGGCTTCAGCGCGCGGGAGCTGGAGCGTCGCCTGGGTCACCTGGGCGTCGATCCGGCGCAGCTGAGCGGAGTGGTCATCTCCCACGACCACTCGGACCACACCCGGGGTCTCTCCCTCGTTCGGCGCCACGACCTCGAGGTCCACCTGACGGCGGGGACCCAGCGCGCGGCGCGGCGTCACCTGCGCGGCACCGAGCGGGTGCGTACCTACCGCCCGGGGATGCCGTTCGACATCGGGCAGATCCGGGTGGAGCCGTTCACCACCGTGCACGACGCCGCCGACCCGGTCGGGCTCGCCCTGGTCGACCAGGAGACGGGTCTGCGCGTGGGCATCGCCACCGACCTCGGGCGCCCCACCGCGCAGATCCGCCACGCGCTCTCCCGCTCGGACTTCCTGATCCTCGAGGCCAACCACGACGAGGGGATGCTGCACGCCGGCCCCTACCCGTGGTCGGTCAAGTCGCGCATCGCCTCCAGCCACGGGCACCTGTCCAACCACGCCGCGGCGCGCTTCGCCTGCGAGCTCGTGCACGATGGCCTCGCCGGCATCCTGCTCGCGCATCTGTCCGCAGAGTGCAACGACCCGCAGCTGGCACTCCGGGTCGTGGGCGATGCGCTCGGGCGGTTGGGCTACGACGGCTTCCTGGACGTCGCTCTGCAGGACGAGCCGACGACCTTGTTCGACCTCGTGGATCTGAAGGCCCGTCGCGCGCCCGCCCAGTATTCGTTGTTCTGAGGGCAGGCGTGCAGCCGGCGGCTGTCTGCCGGCCGGAGGGTCCACGCGCACGCGCCGGATCGCCGCCGCGGAGCGGCGCCCGGTCCGTCCGGCGGCTGGCGGTGAGCCCTGGCGGCCCGGGATCGCGCCTCTGGATCGCACCGGCGGGAGCCGGCGCCCGCACCCTGCGGGGACACCCTTCAACCGGAGCTTGAATGAGCGCGCATAAACCTGGACGTGGCAAGATCTTCGCCTCTCTGCTCGAAACCATCGGCGACACCCCGATCGTGCGGGCGCCGCGGCTGGCGACGGAGCAGGGCGCCAGGGCGGAGGTGCTGCTGAAGCTCGAGTTCTTCAACCCGCTGGCCAGCGTGAAGGACCGGATCGGGGTCTCCATGATCGAGGCCCTGGAGCGTGAGGGACGCCTCGGCCCCGACTCGACCATCGTCGAGCCGACCTCCGGCAACACGGGGATCGCGCTCGCGTTCGTCTGCGCCGCCAAGGGATACCGGTGCGTCCTCACGATGCCGGAGACGATGTCCATCGAGCGACGGAAGATGCTGGCCCTCCTGGGCGCGGAGGTGGTGCTCACGCCCAAGGAGGAGGGCATCAACGGCGCGCTGCGCCGGGCCGAGGAGCTGCTCGCCGAGATCCCGGGCTCGGTGCGCCCGATGCAGTTCGAGAATCCGGCCAACCCGGAGATCCACCGACGCACGACGGCCGAGGAGATCTGGAACGACACCGACGGCCAGGTCGACGTGATCGTGTCCGGGGTGGGCACGGGCGGCACGCTGACCGGCTGCGGAGAGGTCCTCAAGCCGCGCCGGCCCGGCCTGCGCATGGTGGCCGTGGAGCCGTCGGTCAGCCCCGTGCTGTCGGGAGGACAGCCCGGACCGGGCAACATGATCCAGGGGATCGGGGCCGGTTTCGTGCCGGCGATCCTGGATACGGACCTGATCGACGAGGTGATCGCCGTCACGAACGAGGATGCGCTGGCCATGGCGCGCACGGCGGCGCGCACCGAGGGACTGCCCGTGGGGATCTCCGGGGGTGCGGCGCTGTGGGCGGCCTACCGGATCGCCGCCCGCCCCGAGTCGGAGGGCAAGACCATCGTGACGATCATCCCCTCCTTCGCGGAGCGCTACATCTCGACCGCGCTGTTCGAAGGGATCTGAGGTCGCGCGGCGCGAGGGCGGGACGCGGCACCGGCGCCGCCCGCGTCCAGGGCTTCGCGGGAAGACGGCCGTACGCGCAACGGGGCACACCCGACCGGGTTGTGCCCCGTTGCCGCAGTCGGCGCGCGACCGCGCACCTACAGCCCGAAGAACCGGCGGATGTCGTTCGAGAGCGCGAAGAGCATCAGACCCATCACGATCACCAGCCCCACCTGCGAGAGCCGGGCCCGTTGCTCCACCGAGAGTGCGCGCCCGCGCACCGCCTCCACGAGCAGGAAGAGCAGGTGGCCCCCGTCCAGGATGGGGATGGGCAGCAGGTTCAGCACCGCCAGGTTGATGGAGAACAGCGCCATGAAGTCCAGGAAGGTCACGATGCCCTGACGGGCCGCCTGTCCCGACATCTCGGCGATGGCGCCGATGCTCCCCACCGAGCTGGCGGGCACGTTGCCCGTGACCAGGTCGCGGAGGAAGCCCACCAGCAGACCCGTCACCTCCACCGTCTCGACCGCGCCCTGCCGGATGGCGCCCGCCGGCCCCACCCGCTCGTACCGGATGGGGATGCTCCACCCCGGCGAACCCACACCGATACGGCCGATGGTCACGGTCTCGCCGGTCCGCGGGTCCGTCTCCTCGAACGGCTCGGGGGTCACGGTCCGGAGGACCGTGCGCCCCTGGCCCCGGTCGATCTCGAGCTCGGTGGGCTCGCCCGCGCGGTCGCGGACCTCCCGCACCAGGTCCCACCAGCTCTCCACGGGCACGCCCTCGACGGCCACCACCCGGTCACCGTTCTCGAGGCCCGCCTGGGCGGCCGGCGACCCGGCCTGCACGTCCCCCGCCGCCGCGGGCAGCCAGAGGGGGAGCGCCGCCACGATGCGGAGGCGCTCCTCCGGATTCGTGGGCAGGTCCACTTCCACCGTGGCCGCAGGCGATTCCGTGACGAACACGGTCGGACCGGACTCGGCCAGGAGGGCGTCCGGGATGTCCGTCCAGGACCCGATGGGCTCGTCGCCGATGCGCACCAGCTCGGCCCCGGAGGGGAGTCCGGTGAGCGCCTCCGTGCCCGCCGGCAAGGCCGTCGCCTCCACCTCGCCGATCCGTCGGCTGTCGATCTCCTGGCTGCCCCAGAAGCCCGCGATGACGGTGTACAGCAGGAAGGCGAAGATGAAGTTGAAGATCACCCCCGCCGAGATGACCAGCACGCGCGCCCAGATGGGCTTGGCATCGAAATCATGGTCGCTGGGCGCGCGCGGCCCCGCCGGCGCACCCCCTTCGACGCGCTCCATGACCTCGTCGTCCATCCCGCCCATCTTCACGTAGCCGCCGAGCGGGATCCAACTGATCACGTAGTCGGTCTCGCCGCGCTGGAAGCCCACCAGGCGGGGACCGAGCCCGATGGAGAAGCGCTCCACCCGGATCCCGACCGCCTTGGCGGCCAGGAAGTGTCCGAGCTCGTGCACGAAGATCAGGACGCCCAGCAGGACGACCGTGGCCAGCAGCGTCACGGGCGAGCCTCCGCGCGGGCGTGGACCGCCACCG from the Gemmatimonadota bacterium genome contains:
- a CDS encoding response regulator; the protein is MSEASTSAVPRARLLVADDEPHIRRILTTLLEASEFTVDAVSDGVAALELLAGSVRYDLILLDIMMPGATGLEVLERLRGMPTRASVPVMILTAKGQDADRERAFALGASDFVTKPFSPKKLLARIDQLLAG
- a CDS encoding sugar phosphate nucleotidyltransferase, translated to MPGSTSSSPADLWILILAGGVGSRFWPVSTPSRPKQLLPLGSERPLIVDTVERLDGLVPPERIRVLTGASLVEPIRHATGLPASSFLVEPAARGTCPVLAWAAWTIEREHPGAVLASIHADHVIDPPAAFRALLADSAHVAAREGLLLTTAIVPTRPEPGYGYIEPGEVVGGHGTAEVRKVRRFVEKPDRETATGYVRDGYLWNSGIFVWSAATFLRELRATAPDVAAALEHLERDDVDAFFREVPVTTVDEAVLERSDRVGTVPATFAWDDVGAWEALGRTRQADADGNVSVGAVHAVEAHRNIVWSEDGRVVLFGVDDLVVVRTGDVTFVTTRTRSPDLKALLARLPSTLGGSAS
- a CDS encoding putative sugar nucleotidyl transferase, translated to MKLYLFDDRVARGFHPFAATRPVGELLYGAHTLRERAERGLRKTCAGHWAGADLIGFDEEGAPPAVDLADVETPCLLLCSRVSWGHDVAAALPAPSPGGPVPVEVAGALAGWLLPAGATRPTEEQLLDRTPLPGARSPLVLRGEWLEGVWSLMAGNADRVGKDLAHEHVTPPSADPVGLVRLGTHGVVLAPDVVIEPGVVLDARRGPIHVDPGVVLGAHLRLAGPAFVGRGSTLFGGSISAVSLGPVCKVRGEVEESVLLGYSNKAHDGFLGHAYLGRWVNLGALTTNSDLKNNYGHVRLKLPEGSVDTGLTKVGCFLGDHVKTGIGTMLNTGTVVGAGSNLFGGVMPPAWVPPFSWGSGSDLVEYRFDRFLEVARVVMGRRGLTLSSAMASVLERAWTRSAVLRG
- a CDS encoding MBL fold metallo-hydrolase, coding for MRLSVLGTGSRGNATLIEAGATRVLVDVGFSARELERRLGHLGVDPAQLSGVVISHDHSDHTRGLSLVRRHDLEVHLTAGTQRAARRHLRGTERVRTYRPGMPFDIGQIRVEPFTTVHDAADPVGLALVDQETGLRVGIATDLGRPTAQIRHALSRSDFLILEANHDEGMLHAGPYPWSVKSRIASSHGHLSNHAAARFACELVHDGLAGILLAHLSAECNDPQLALRVVGDALGRLGYDGFLDVALQDEPTTLFDLVDLKARRAPAQYSLF
- the cysK gene encoding cysteine synthase A — encoded protein: MSAHKPGRGKIFASLLETIGDTPIVRAPRLATEQGARAEVLLKLEFFNPLASVKDRIGVSMIEALEREGRLGPDSTIVEPTSGNTGIALAFVCAAKGYRCVLTMPETMSIERRKMLALLGAEVVLTPKEEGINGALRRAEELLAEIPGSVRPMQFENPANPEIHRRTTAEEIWNDTDGQVDVIVSGVGTGGTLTGCGEVLKPRRPGLRMVAVEPSVSPVLSGGQPGPGNMIQGIGAGFVPAILDTDLIDEVIAVTNEDALAMARTAARTEGLPVGISGGAALWAAYRIAARPESEGKTIVTIIPSFAERYISTALFEGI
- the rseP gene encoding RIP metalloprotease RseP — its product is MTLLATVVLLGVLIFVHELGHFLAAKAVGIRVERFSIGLGPRLVGFQRGETDYVISWIPLGGYVKMGGMDDEVMERVEGGAPAGPRAPSDHDFDAKPIWARVLVISAGVIFNFIFAFLLYTVIAGFWGSQEIDSRRIGEVEATALPAGTEALTGLPSGAELVRIGDEPIGSWTDIPDALLAESGPTVFVTESPAATVEVDLPTNPEERLRIVAALPLWLPAAAGDVQAGSPAAQAGLENGDRVVAVEGVPVESWWDLVREVRDRAGEPTELEIDRGQGRTVLRTVTPEPFEETDPRTGETVTIGRIGVGSPGWSIPIRYERVGPAGAIRQGAVETVEVTGLLVGFLRDLVTGNVPASSVGSIGAIAEMSGQAARQGIVTFLDFMALFSINLAVLNLLPIPILDGGHLLFLLVEAVRGRALSVEQRARLSQVGLVIVMGLMLFALSNDIRRFFGL